In Malus sylvestris chromosome 2, drMalSylv7.2, whole genome shotgun sequence, the genomic stretch CTTCAAATGCAGTTTTGTAACCAAGAACATACTCAATTGCTTCATCTGAAAGTGTAGCAATCAACAAACTCAGCAATGCCATATCCATGGATTCccattcaatatatgcatcagTAATTTCAACAATAACCCCTTTCTCAGTATCAATTACAAATTTAGGTGGACAAACCATATTCCCATCAAAATGACCAAACATCTTATACCCTTTCAAGACTGACTGAAACTGAAATGTccatttggcaaagttatcatCCCTCAACTTTATAGTCAGCATCCCTAAAATATTCTCAACTTTGATACTTGTATTAGCCATGATCAACAGAATTCAAGAAAGACTAAAACTTTCAGAGAAAATTGCGGAAATCAAGAAAGATTGACACTTTCGTATTCAAGAAAGACTAAAACTTTCTTCTAAAGCAACTTCGATGCTGAAATCAAGAAAGATTGACACTTTCAAATGCAAGAAAGactaaaacattcttctaatCAAACTATAAACTATTCACGAAAGACTAACACTTTCGGATTCACCAAGAAAGATTAACACTTTCTTATATGCCAAGAAAGAATGACACTTCCTTGTAGATATCTCCCTCACAACCCAACTTTCAAGCAGAAATCAACCAATTATCATGTAGATAAAttgaaagagaaggaaaaatacAGAATCCCCAATTCCCATACCAAAGAAGCTAACACTCAACAACTACACAGATAGCGAAGAATGCTGGAACAAAATCCcctttgaagaataaaaaacGCAGACGAAGAGCttggagagaagagagaattttagagagagaagtaaAGGGAATTATATTTCATACACTGTAAACTAAATGCCTTTTACACAACGGTTATATAGCACCCATCCATATCACGacaattacaataataccctcTAACGGTTTTACTCCTAACCAACTCCATTTCCAACTAACTCCCAATTACAACTAACTCAACATTTTACAAATTCACAAGTATCTCCATCTAAGTATATCTAATATCTTCAACCTTAAGcagaatgaatataattatcaAACTACGATCCGAGATGCACTATTGGATGTTTCAATCAACTGCATTATTCTTGGTTATTACATGTAGAGCCAAATGAGGATTTGACCTTCCAAAATACAAAACTTACAAAGTGGTAAATAGAAATTTACGGTCTGATAACAATTACTCGTATAAATAAGGATGatgaagaaagttggagtttcacgataaaactaattgataatATGGAAAGTAGTCATCTCTTATAAGAACATGTAAGGTTCTACCTTTTCTCTACGTGGGATTTACTCTCAAAACTGTTattcacacacctctttttaccttTCATACACTCATCTCAATGGCTATCgtatcaaatgaattgaagaagatcaaggacataaattaacatgaAATCTGTAAAAGATAAAAAGGaatgtgtgaatagcaccatccctgaataaaataaaaatgattgaTTGGTGGTGATCTGGAAAGATGGTAAAATCCTTGCCTATGCCGGATCTTTATTTCTAAAAGTTTTGTAGGAGCGGTGGTCGTAGTGAATGAGTCTCTCTGTGTGTGAATGCTATAATTAAGTGAAGTTTTAGCATGACTGACCCACCTAGAGGTCCAAGACCTCAGCTACCAGCTTGATTAGGAGTTTAATTTGTTCTACATTTACCCTTTCTGGACGGAGAGATCAACTAATATAGGTTTCCTGCATAACTGTGTTGCAGCTCAAACAGAAATGATATTAGAGCCATGGATGAGTGATTCCAAAACTAGGAACTTAATTAGGTAACATATTATAAGGGAAAGTAAAATTTGTCTATACTATCGCAATTCATGTATGTAAAGATTTCGACAAGATGATTCAATAGGAAAGACAAAatgaacttttttctttttggaatgAAATTTTTATGGAAGCCACATGaatagaatcaaatcttatttCATTATATTTACATGATATTCCTTTTTCTTGTTATTAAACAAGTCCCCCACATGACTTACTTTATCCAAATTTATGTTTcgtcttatgtttttttttttttttttgaagtataAGTACTCTTCAATGATCGATAGCGTACAACGTGACTGAAAGGTTAAAACAACCTTATTTAGGGAGTGTGATAGAATTTTTACCACCTAccaaagtagggataaaaacacttataaATATTTGCAAGAGTACAAGATTATCATAGTATAGTAGCTCAAGCAAGGGGGCGCAACTAAGGGTTTAGCAAGATCACTCGCTTCGGATGTGCAGGGACAGTTCCTACTTTGAGCTAGCACTTGAGCTTGATGGTGAGAAGTGAGGTCATAAGAAGCAAGCGATGAGCCTTGAGAAAGAGTGCTCCGCCGCACGCTACAGGGGAAGGAAgcgaatgaataatttatgttaaaaccaaatcttaattaattatttgaaaacaaagtttggaaaagggtgattttatgacctaaaatattaaaaacgaatttaaattagacaataaaataaattgagaaagtaaacaaaacaaaagaaaatagttttgaaaataaatttgagcatTAGGGTTTGCCGTCatcttaacaatcctatgtagtttttccaattacttatgaattacacatgcatatttgaaggttaggttttcctaatatataacCTACTTGAAACCTCCAACATATAACGTATATCTAATATGCAACCCGTCTGTGGCGTCCAAATCGAATGTGAatatgcaagactcattaagttttgtaaaAACCCTTCAAAAAAGCatacaacccttaagacgtgtcgtccatcctaagaagttacacatattaactACAATAAGCCAGCGCCAATTTCAAGGATAACCCTCCTTCAAAATCGCATCAAATTACTTCTCTAAATATCATAATGGTGGCCAATCGtaaagacaattagatagttaataccggtgattaataattcaaaacctgcatgcataatatcacaagtaaattgaaaagaaactacatattcttgctaaggctcgtggcctcgccctagcaaacgaaattagttacgaacaatcataaaataaaatcttattaaaaacatggatagaaaacaacttgaaaataaacttgaatcctCAAAAGCTCCAAAGTAGTGCATGTTCTCCTCCCAAAGTAATACGCTCCTCTGTCTCTCTAATGGCTAAATAGCCTTATTTCTAATACTAGAAAATAAAACTCAACCTagaaaaggtcttctaaaaactaggaaacataatagaataagataacTAGGAAATACATTCCTATTCTCACTTTGGGAAATCTGCTCAGCCACAAATCAGCCATGTTTTTAGATCTTCAGGGCTATAAAATAGGCCCAAAATGGCTAGAattaaagcttgagatgtccCAAACATAATTGTAGAACATCTCGAAACCAAAAGACATCATCTTGGATGCCAAAAAGCCCATATAAACCAAAAACGTCTTTTTGACAGCACTACGTTCTGCTCCTTTATTtcattgcaaaaaataaactgcttggtagaaaaatctgaaactttgatACAAACAAGTTGAAAGacacacgaacatcctccaattggaatcactccaaaattcatcaatTTGTCACTTTTTGCTTAAGAGAAACTCGAATGTtctacattgaaaatacataacaaaatataaaagttctaccaaaataactaataaattataactaaaattaagataaaatatagtataatatcgacTGTGCAATAGTCAATTTGAGATTCAATGCAAACAGTCATTCGAAGGAACAGAGCATAGACCCTTTACTTTATctattatatataaagagaaTAGAAAAGGAGTATAGTGATTTGGTGTCACCatgcttcaacaaaaatatttggacaaaaatacccccaaaacaaaaaacttcaaaggcattccaaaataatacatcaaataaggtaggggcattttcgtcattttaacagtatttatttaataatttactttttggtttcttttttttttttaaattagtacctcacaataagctagcaataatgtgattcaatttctttatttttaaacacgttcaaaacatcttaagaggcgtgtaatgccggttataaaaaatgtttttcgcacgcggataataatgtgattaaataagttatcaaatgattatttttttaaacaaacgatattatctacactacgggagagggggtgggcttagcctcacaataagttagcaataatgtgattcaattagttatttattaaatattattttctctatttttaaacacgtttaaAACACATTAAGAGGCGtctaatgccggttataaaaaaaaaggtcttttgaacacggataataatgtgattaaattaattgtcaaataattttttttttaaataaactaTATTGTCTATACTAAGGGGGAGGgagtgagcttagcctcacaataggctaacaatagtatgattcaatcaattgtttattaaatattattttatctattcttaatgtaaattctatagagatcGATTTTATTATTATGACAGATTTCTTTCTAGCATGAtataaaattattcatttacttcaaatatttgactttccttctgtcaatttacacatataaatacatttaaaacatatAAATCTCGACTAGCACGTCGTGATTCATAAAATGTCTTCTGCACATGCGTGAGCGCATACATGAAGGTTAGTATTAGTAAAGCACCTGCTCCTAATGGCTTAAGCCGATATTCCCATTTTCTCGTCGACCCATGATGCAAAAGGTAGGCTGTTAGAGTGAACGCTGAATTTCAAAGGATTCCTTGTATGCATTTAGTTATTTCAAATTCGTTTCAAAATATAGTCTTTTATATATTGCATGTCGTCCGTTTAAATTATTACACTAGTGTTTCTAGATTGTTCAGAAACATTCAATAAGAACTTTTCTAGCAGTTTTTACAACAAATTAATTTCCATCATGTGGAGCCTGTGGTGTTCACTAATAACAgtaattttttcaaaaataaaataatttttaaacaaCCCTCTCATTTGACATGTATGGTCGTGGCATTTACCTGTGGACGAAAATTGTGTGTACAACTGTAacattttgttgaatttttgcATGGTTTCCCCACACTTCTACACCCCCTCCCTTCAATGTAATTGGTCAACTGACTTTGACTATAACTTACCTTCCTATTTATGTCTTTTCCCTTACACTATGTTTGAAATCttggatgaaaaaaataaactgGGAATTTTGACCaaaatcagaatttataaatttacatgcaccaattccatTATttagattcataaacatagaaatttagaatttccgcatgaaaaaaaaacttggaatttgggacctccaattcccaagtttaaattccaaatAAATAGATGTCATTTCTAAACTTCTacgattgagagtttaaaaataacaaattccatattgaatttttattgttcttttaagttagccaaacaaaaaaattcacaaattctagaaataaAATTCCGTTATTTTAAAAGTCcttagtaattttaaatttcccCATTCTAacaaagtgtaaaatattaacaaaggtaaataaaaaaaaaggggtttttgaactttaatccttcaagaagattaaaattttaaaaaaacctggtgttagattaaatattgattttagttcctaatgtgtccttaattcaaaataattaatgtgcattttatttaatgtctcccattaaatatttaaatttattaatacacaaattttaatttattttctgaccaaaaaagagttttttaatttattaattttatttaacattcttcaaatttgaaagactcaattaatgtacttaaatgttagtatcgaaatgtatgtacctaaatatatgcaccgaaatgttttaatattaaattaatgtacctaaatgtgtgtaccgaaatgtatgcaccgaaatgttagtaccgaaaatgtattatattgaattaatgtacctaaatgtttgtatcaaaatgtatgtaccgaaatgtgtgtacctaaatgtatgcaccgaaatgtattataatgaatttaatatacctaaatgaagaagataaagtacatcgaaatatattgtataacaaaaattagtttatctaaatgttcacaacaaaatatattacgatgaatgaaatgaaaataaaaattataatgaaataaaattaatacattaaaaattagaaagaaaaagataaataattaaaaatcaaaatataattaataaatgaggttattaatgtatcaatggactaaaattagattttgatcttactcatggttttaatcaaaaagtcatctttgccaaggattaaaatgaagttttctaaaaaaaaaaaaatatatatatatatagacacaaaCTAGTCATATATGCTAGAAGTTTTCATTTGAACGGGCTATCGAAGTGAAGCAGCTCCTGCtccaaattaaattaatttgaataaCCACGACTCAAGAGGTTGTGTGCAGAAGTTATccattgaaatgaaggaaagattTTTGTTCTTTATCTTTTGATTATTTGGAAGGCTAAACCCCAAGTTCTAAAAGTGAAGGTATTGAAATTGCATAAAGTACAGACGTGAGCGAGATGTGATTGACACTTTCAAACAATCTTGCGGCGTTCGCTTTCAGGGATGTAATGGAATATTTGACCAAAGTGATACCATTTTGGATTCAGCTACATGCTCTTTGGGATTTTCGATGAAGAATGTGAGTGCTCTTATGAATCCAAAAATCATACCAATAAAAATAACAGTATACAAAGATCATGTAGCTGAGTTTATAGGAGTATTTACCTTTGTATTTGATGTCCAAATTTCTTCACCTGGAATAAAACAATATATTAATTGTTAGTTTGAATCATGTGAATGATAGGTTCGATATCAATTAATTTCTCCATCCTAGAGTAAATATATTGGAGaaaattatagcaatggtcatttaactttaaccaaattgaagcaatgatcccctaactaaaaatctatgactattggtcccttaacttgtcaaaacgtgcagctatggtcctttTCGTTAACTTCGTCAGAATCCCGTCAAAATAACTCATGTTaaaaggatcattgctacaattgaattaaagttaagagacaattgctctaattgagttaaagttgaagtaccatttctttaattaggttaaagttgagggatcgttggtataattttttttcttttggttttccaTATTTATCTCTTGATTCAGCCTCAAGTGTATGGTATGTGACTCATTTTAACGGAAGTtctaacgaagttgacgaaaaagaccATAGTCGCACATTTTttatgagttaagggaccagtGATCATAGATTTTTAGTCAaatgaccattgctccaatCATATTAAAGTTGAAAGACTATTGCTATAATTTTCTTTATATATCAagtattataaaaataataaaaataaataaataaataaataagagagTAGGCAACAAGCGGGGTTTTGGAAAGGCCAAAGTCAAAATCAATGCATGTGACTCAACATTTATGAAGTTCCTCCGAAATAAAGTGTTGTGTGCATTTTGTCTTTTTGTCTAGTTGAATGGTGAAAGAAGACTGATACCAACCGCTAAAGGGCATTGGAACAATATGCATATCAGTGGTTACCGGTTGAAAAGCTTCTCAGCAAGTCCAATCTCTGTCGACCGAATCCGAACGTGCGGAAAGACAATATAAGAACAACATTAATATCGACAAATCAACGCTTCGCTTGATACATTGTGCAAATTTATGTCTATAGGCCTTAACCATGCGTATAcagatttattttatttggcaGACACAAGATATGCCTAGTACCGAGCCATTCGGTTTTATTACCAAGAACTTGAGCAGTGATAACATATGTACCGGCTGAAGTAAGAACTTCAACCAAATGGCCTTGACAAGTTACAAGTTTGAGCAGGTAGAAATGCGTAGTACTTAAAGCTTGGCAATGGCAGTTACAGGCAAGTTTGATCTTGCAGGGAGCTTTAAATCTTCCCATCCTTCATCGTCCAACTTAGAGAAGTACCGCTCGACCATATGGTCAGTGACGAGCTCCAATTTAGAAGGCTCCCACTGCATGAAGAACCAAGAGAAGAATCCAATGAAAATTAAAGCCTAAGTTGTAGAAATTGAGACATATTTGTATAATAAAAACACGTACACAGCCAGATATATGTGTGTGCGCGCTCGTGTGAGTAAGTACATAAAAGGGATTCTACACCCAAAATTATTTGTCCTGTTGGCATTAGAGCAAAATTTATAAGGCGTTTCAATGACTACACGTCCGAACTTGAAAAAGTCTGGATGAGCAGCTGAGATAATTTCTTTACACACATAAGTTATGTTGTCAAAAGCAAGCCCTCATTATAAGACAAGGGTCACTTTGTGGCAGCACAACCATCAATGTGGTACACGATTTAAACGTTCCATGTTTTAGGTTTCGAATAAAGGATAACAGCAAACAAGTTAATTTAAAATGTTTaaatatatttgttgattataatTAGATGATGATCCACTTTCactatttgttgattatttgcACGGATGATATTTCAAGAGAAAAGTAATAAAATGTCATTTACCTTTGGGTTCTTGTCCTTGTCCAACAATAAAGCTCTGCAACCCTGCAATTAGAAGCAAAGCTAAAGTCAcccgaaaaaacaaaaaaacgtgGATAAACTATGTTGACAAGCTAACCTCTCTGAAGTCCTTGCTGACTTCTCCTTTCACCACATGCGAAACCATTCTATATTCACGAACAAGGCACTGACCAACTCCCTGAAGCcttccttctctaatctaaaaTTGAAGGGAACACATTAATACCAAGCCCAAAAATTTTGCAATTCAATCTCATACAGCGCAATGTGTCTCAATGTTTGTCCTGAGCGTATTATAGAACTTCAATTCCAAGCTTTAGCCTTAGGTGATATTTGTGCGGAATACAAATACCTCATTTTCTGCcgagagaaaatgaaaagaaataccTAACTTGCAAGTACATATTTTTTTGCCCTTCATAACCGTGAGATTACATGTTCATGTGAGCCATAACTTTATATTTTACCTTACTATATTGAATTTCACCTTACTCCCTTCAAAGCATAACTTTATATTTCACCTTACTATATACAATTTACGACAAAGCATGAACTCATATTCTTAGAATATCGTTATGGAACCCTATCCCATCTGTCCTGTGCataacaagcaatatttttcTTGCCTGATATATGGAGAAAAAAACAATCTAATATCATACCAGATTCATACACAAACTTGATATATAATTTTGATATGCTAGAATTAACTAACTGCAACTTTAAGGCCTGCAGTAGACATACTGATCTCAAAGAAATCTTCAGACTCATTGGTGATGCCTTCGTTAGCGCTTGAACTGTTGAAGTTAACCAATCATCTGCCCTGTTGTTAGCCTCCTCATCCTCCTTCAATAGCAAATCATAGGTATGGTTAAGTAAATATACATGTTTAGTCTACGAGTATAACACTAAACAAAAACTATTTAAGTACCGAGCCAAAGGAGTATTAAACTTTCCAAAGATGCGAAACAGAGAACATCAAACCAGGCCTTCcaatattttaaattcaaatcaaCTTACAAGTGCAGATATAATTTCTTCTACAGTTCTTCTAGAAAAGCATTTGTCTATAACGTCCATCCTGTATTCAAAACAGCTCAAACATTACAAATAAATACTCCCAGCTTTTCATTTTTGATAATATATAACTGGTTCAACAACTGATGGGTCTAGTTGAACTAATAGACATCAATTTCTGGACTATGCAATGGATTTGTtaaatttgacaaatgcagaaagATGTAGTGTAGCAACTTAAACATTTAATTGTTTGATGTGCTTCAACCATTAAAACAACGAATATTGTGGTGAACTGAGTAATGTAGTTGGTGTCCTAGGTTTTATAGAGTTCACGCTTCCACTATGAGGATCCATATTGTTATAAAATCTTGTGTGTTCCACTGGATATTCCATTGGAAGTAAAATAAGACCACACAGAACAGTGAATAAATTTAAGGGAAAGTTCAAAGCAACTGGTGCATGAGAACTTCAGTccattaaaagaaaagaaaaaaatcacaaaaaaaaaaaaaaaaaaaaaaaaaaatcctagaagaaatagttaaagaaaaaaggaaaagaaatactAACCGGAAATAAGCACTTTTCTTTTTCAGAGCTGGACTCTGCGAGTATTTATCTATAATTGCTTGAATATTGGCAAAATCACTTGAATCAACTTTGTTTAAAGCTTCTTCTAACAAAGACAATCTCTGTCAATAAAGCAAAACACAGAATAAGCACTCAAGTTTAACATGCTGCTACTTGTTATGATTCTAACCAGCATAACTCCTTAACCAACCAGGTCATCTTCCTGTTAATTTTCAATTAGGCCCATTAGAATAGATAAATTATGACGATAATAAGAGGTGGCATACTATTGATGGAACAAAATGTGTGGCAAGACCACAAGCAAGCATTTCAGCACCATCCAATCTGGTACCTGTAAGACCAACATATTCTCCTGCAGTGCACATATTGGAGAAGGGACAATCAAAAATTGAGTACAAAAGATAGTAAAGAAGAGGAGTGCATGTCATAGTTGCCACTACTTCATACAAAAGCCAGTacaggaaaaaaataaattatttactgaagtcaaacaaatatgcaaaccAGAGACATAACAGATATTACCAAAGAATCCAGGAAGTCTGGACAAGTAATAAGAGGCACCTACATCCGGAAAAAGTCCCAAAGCAGTTTCGGGCATTGCAAAAACCTGCAAAAGATTAATCAGAAATACAAGGAATTAAGTTGTTACTACAAAGACAGATATCTTTGCAATTGGTCTCCCCAAACACAGTTAAAAATCTCGACCATTCGTTGGATACCAACAGCGATGCAATTATGCACAAATAACACACTAAGCAGATTCCTTGCTTTTCCATATATAAAACAACAGATCCCTCTTCTTTCCCAATAGAACGGTCAAACCATAGTCTAATATCATATACAAAACTTGGGATTTCATGCATCCCTTGGCCTGGTATAAAAATGGGAACTTATGTACCTTCCTTGCGTGCTTGTTCTTTAAAAGTCCCCCATTTAGCTCACAGCATCTTAGCTCTCCATAAATATAAAGAAATGCTACATTTTAATCTCTGGTAAGTGCAATATATGCCATAAATATTTTTCAACACAATCTCAGCATTCGCCTTATAGGCTTATATTATTCTCAAAGCCCGTGGACTTTGGCCATGACGCAGAATGTGTTTTTATACATTTTCTAGGGTAATAGAAAGGCTATGTTTTCATTCCTTGATCAGGTTAACTCAAACTTACATATTTTCAATGTACTCACAGAAACCTTGGGGTCCATAACTCcatatacaacaacaaccatacaacaacaaccaagCCCTATCCCACTCGGGTCCATATAAAGCAACAAAATTATTACTGATGTACAATGAAAAGTAATGAGATTATTTTCAAGATATTGAAGTGACAAAATAACTATTATCTCACAACGGACAATTAACTGCAATACTTACAGATACAGCATTGAAATTTTGGATATAGGACACTCAGAATTATCATGGGTAATTCAGTCATATTCTActgtgaataatataagcagaAATTAACTTCCCATAGTTCAAAACAAAGAGGGAAAATAGAGAAAACAGGAAAATATGCAATTCATAAATAGTTCAAATCAAAAGGATGCACCCCAAATTACTCCCAACTTAAGAGCTGAGATAAAGTGAGACATACCGAATTCTCAGTTGCAACACGAAATCTTCCATGTATTGAAGCACCAGCCCCACCTCCCATAACAATTCCGTCCAGAATTGAAACCTTTAGTGATGTCATGATAATAGTaagtaaaatatattttttccaAATAAAGCTATATTGACCTAGAACGAAAACCTctgaaaccaaaactcaataAGTTTTAATAtgaaaacagaaattaacaaatgaACTGGGTCACCTGGGGTTTACTGTACGTTGCCAGCAAATAATTCAAGGTAAACTCCTTCTGAAAAAAATGAGCAGCTAATCTCCAATTTCCTAAGTTATACAACAGGGTGATCTCAGGTTGAAAGTAATTTATTGCAGACTATAAATAGATACACAGCATAGCAGAAAAGGGGAATGGACACTAGTTGAAAATTTAATAACAGTTAAATGAAACTTGAACCTAAATTGATGATATAGCTCAGTACTTGATGTTAATGATCAGTGTATGCGCtcaataaaaatagaaaaagaaaagacagaTGACAAAAAAGCAGTTATGCCTTCATTAATCTGACGAACCACAGCCGCTACATCTCCACCAGCACAAAAAGCTCTTCCTTTCCCCTACAAAAATACAAACAAGTTGCACCTCACAATGTTTTACTTTCACTGTCTAGCTGAAAACAGGAGTATGAACGTTCAAGAATTATTTCAATCAAAGTTTTAGTCGATAAAAGCCCAGCCTC encodes the following:
- the LOC126611082 gene encoding 3-hydroxyisobutyryl-CoA hydrolase 1-like isoform X2 — protein: MASSTSTPREEDSVLVQKNLFVRTLTLNRPRQLNALNFDMISRLLELFLAYDDDANVKLLIVKGKGRAFCAGGDVAAVVRQINEGNWRLAAHFFQKEFTLNYLLATYSKPQVSILDGIVMGGGAGASIHGRFRVATENSVFAMPETALGLFPDVGASYYLSRLPGFFGEYVGLTGTRLDGAEMLACGLATHFVPSIRLSLLEEALNKVDSSDFANIQAIIDKYSQSPALKKKSAYFRMDVIDKCFSRRTVEEIISALDEEANNRADDWLTSTVQALTKASPMSLKISLRSIREGRLQGVGQCLVREYRMVSHVVKGEVSKDFREGCRALLLDKDKNPKWEPSKLELVTDHMVERYFSKLDDEGWEDLKLPARSNLPVTAIAKL
- the LOC126611082 gene encoding 3-hydroxyisobutyryl-CoA hydrolase 1-like isoform X1, producing MASSTSTPREEDSVLVQKNLFVRTLTLNRPRQLNALNFDMISRLLELFLAYDDDANVKLLIVKGKGRAFCAGGDVAAVVRQINEGNWRLAAHFFQKEFTLNYLLATYSKPQVSILDGIVMGGGAGASIHGRFRVATENSVFAMPETALGLFPDVGASYYLSRLPGFFGEYVGLTGTRLDGAEMLACGLATHFVPSIRLSLLEEALNKVDSSDFANIQAIIDKYSQSPALKKKSAYFRMDVIDKCFSRRTVEEIISALEDEEANNRADDWLTSTVQALTKASPMSLKISLRSIREGRLQGVGQCLVREYRMVSHVVKGEVSKDFREGCRALLLDKDKNPKWEPSKLELVTDHMVERYFSKLDDEGWEDLKLPARSNLPVTAIAKL